A section of the Oryza sativa Japonica Group chromosome 1, ASM3414082v1 genome encodes:
- the LOC4327358 gene encoding uncharacterized protein: MPPSYTPTARLRLLVLFLASLSLLFAQTLASSSAEAEVSDPCAAPVSDGGSEAQLCPVRCFRPDPVCGADGVTYWCGCPEAACAGARVARRGYCEVGAGSAPVSGQALLLVHIVWLFVLGAAVLLGFL, encoded by the coding sequence atgcCGCCCTCCTACACCCCGaccgcccgcctccgcctcctcgtcctcttcctcGCGTCCCTCTCGCTCCTCTTCGCCCAAACCCTAGCCTCGTCCTCCGCGGAGGCCGAGGTCTCCGACCCCTGCGCCGCCCCCGTGTCGGACGGGGGCAGCGAGGCCCAGCTTTGCCCCGTGCGGTGCTTCCGGCCGGACCCGGTCTGCGGCGCCGACGGGGTCACGTACTGGTGCGGGTGCcccgaggccgcctgcgccggcgcgcgcgtggcgcggcgcgggtACTGCGAGGTCGGGGCCGGCTCCGCGCCCGTCTCCGGGCAGGCGCTGCTGCTCGTCCACATCGTCTGGCTCTTCGtgctcggcgccgccgtcctccttgGCTTCCTCTGA
- the LOC4327357 gene encoding proteasome subunit alpha type-3, with protein sequence MSSIGTGYDLSVTTFSPDGRVFQVEYATKAVDNSGTVVGIKCKDGIVLGVEKLVTSKMMLEGSNRRIHSVHWHSGLAVAGLAADGRQIVSRAKSEAASYEKVYGEPISVKELADRVASYVHLCTLYWWLRPFGCGVILGGYDRDGPQLYMIEPSGVSYKYFGAALGKGRQAAKTEIEKLKLSELTCREGIVEVAKIIYGVHDEAKDKAFELELSWICDESNRQHQKVPADLLEQAKVAAQAALEEMDAD encoded by the exons ATGAGCAGCATAGGCACAGGATACGATCTGTCCGTTACCACCTTCTCTCCGGATGGTCGCGTCTTCCAGGTTGAGTATGCCACGAAGGCTGTCGACAACAGCGG GACTGTTGTTGGAATCAAATGCAAAGATGGAATCGTCCTG GGTGTGGAGAAGCTAGTAACTTCGAAGATGATGCTGGAGGGATCTAATAGGAGGATCCATTCAGTGCACTGGCACTCTGGCTTG gCTGTTGCTGGTTTAGCTGCAGATGGCAGGCAAATTGTTTCAAGAGCAAAATCGGAAGCGGCCAGTTATGAGAA GGTCTATGGTGAACCCATTTCTGTAAAAGAATTGGCTGATCGTGTGGCTAGCTACGTTCATCTTTGTACACTCTACTGGTGGCTCAG GCCTTTTGGTTGTGGAGTTATTCTTGGAGGTTATGATAGGGATGGGCCACAGCTCTACATGATCGAACCCTCAGGAGTCTCATAC AAATACTTTGGTGCTGCTCTGGGTAAAGGAAGACAGGCTGCAAAAAC TGAAATAGAGAAGTTGAAGCTTTCCGAGCTTACCTGCCGGGAAGGCATTGTGGAGGTTGCAAAGAT CATTTATGGAGTACATGATGAAGCTAAGGACAAAGCTTTTGAGTTGGAATTAAGCTGGATATGTGATGAATCAAATCGCCAGCATCAGAAG GTTCCTGCTGATCTTTTGGAGCAGGCCAAGGTTGCAGCTCAGGCAGCGCTTGAGGAGATGGATGCTGATTAA